CCATTTCTCAGTACAGGAGGAGGGTCTTTGGTTTCCACCACTTCGGGCCCAGCCTGCACTTACACAATGAAAGGACCACTCAAGCTGCCCATGATAGTGACCTCCCCCAGCTTTTGTTGTAGTATTCTTGAGGTGCCCCCTGCTGACAACGGAATGGCCATTTTTTTGTGTATTCCCCCCTCCGAGCAGAAGAAGATCATGATCATCGTCTGCTGCGTCGTGCTGGGGATCGTCATCGCCTCCACCTTCGGCGGGATTTTCGGCTAGGAGGCCGCCACCTGGACTCTCTCGTCTTTGGGAAAGCGGAGGTGAAGAGACGCAGCCGAGCCGCCAGCCTGCGGGGGATGACCCTTCCTGTCCTGCCTGACCCACACAGCCGCCGCGGGAGAGCCTGGCCAACCAGCACTTCCGTTTCTAATGCATGATCGTCTGTGTTAACGCTGCGTGTCCGGTACAGTGTGCGTGGGGAGGGATGGTGCTGTGGCATGCTGggaaatggctggggggggggtcccgggtGCTCACCATCGCCGGCCTTCTCCGGCGTCATCGCAGAGGTCCTTCGCTCCTGCCTTTTCTGTCTTGGATTCAAGATCCCCCTTCCCTTGGCGCTGGAGCAAGAGGACCCCTCCCTGTCATCCCTCTTTTCCAGCAAGTGGATCTTGCCGTCATGGCAGCCCTGAGGAATGAGCTGCCGCCAACCCCAGGCCTGAAGGTCAATCTAGCCATTTCCTGGCCTttggtcatgggggggggggcggcaaggAGGGAGGCTCTCTCGCTTTGCCCAAGCTGGGCTGTGATTCTCTCTTCAAGCTTCAGTTGCCATGGTCACCTTTTTTCGACTTTCTCTCCTAAGCACGGCCTGATGGCTGTATGGTTTTCCCTTTCCGTAGTTGCAGGTGGGAGCTGTGGCTGCCGAAGGGAGAGTTGGGTCGCCTTTCTAGTGCACACCCATATTGTTTTTTTTTCACTATGGCTTACGCCTAACGCTCTCTTCTGTTCATTTATCTGGATCTTTATATAGCCGAGTTTTCTCCCCGGTGGGGACCCAAATTGGCtaacaccatttttttttttgcccttctcTCGTTTACCCTCACAACCATCTTTTTtcgtcttctgggcatgcagcaggggtcactgggggtgtggaaggagaggtggttgtgaatttcctgcattgcccagggggttggactagatgaccctggtggtcccttctaattcTGTTATTCTTACCACCGTCCTGTGATGGGTTACACTGAGAGTGTGACAGGtcccagcaaacttccacggcagcatggagatttgaacctgggtcttgcaaATCGTGCTCTGATCCTCTTAAGCCCCACACCAagcttaattctgttgttttccccccatctgctcctATTTTTCCCTTTAAAGGGGAGAGGCAGCAGGACCCCATGCATGAGAGAGGTCTTTTGCTCGATGTGGGAGGATTTATTAGGTCCACTTCCGTGCCTCCCAGTGTAAAACATGAACGGGGCAGATGTTTACATGTGTCTCGTACCTGTGTGCCGATGCTTACGGTCCCCTCCCTCGTAGACCCATCTGCAGACCCAAGGTTTCCTGCCACATAATGTGCAAAACTGCTCCGGGTCTCTGCTGTGCCGTGTTACACATCATGCCCCGTTTCTGTCCCAGATATTGCGACTGGATTATGCAATGCATGTTTGCAACTTGAGCTATGCATGGCaggcgaagccccccctcccccctggtgCTCTCCCAGGATCAGGCTAGCAACAACTGCATTTCGAGAGCATCTGCCTTTGGCCCCAAGCGCTGCAGGGCATGCACATGCTCCTCAGCCAGACCAGTAGCTTCGCTGCCACTTTTCCTTTTCAGCACCGCTCAATATGGCCCAGTTAAATAGCCCTGAACCCCCTTGGCTGTGCCTGCTGGGGACAGAAGCCTGcaaaggcagctttggaaagcACGACACCCCCCCACACCTTAGAAGGGAAGTGCATAAGTGTGCCAAGattcttctcccacccacccacccaccccccgaaaaAGGCAGGCTCTCTCTGACCACTGCCTCTCTGCCCTTGCCCACTTCTTTCTGGGTGCACGACAGGAGGGAGGCCTTTAtgcgtctcccccccccttccccaaacaggGTACAGAGAGaatgcctcaggctctgccctataGTTAAATATGCAACGCAGCAAGTGCCAAATCACCCACTCTCTGCCGCAGCCTGCAGGCCTCGTCTTTTAATGGCGCGGCGGCCCCTTCCCGGCGTGGCCCGGTCGGCGCTGTGCCGTCTTCCAGCAGTTTCACATCACCAGCAATCTTTCAGAAAACCAACGCACCCATTGTGTGGTAGGTGACTGACAGATCGGTGCCAGGAAACGGGGAGACCAGCACCCCCTTGCAAAATCCGCTGAACAGGGATACCACCCTCTTGTGTCTCCACCCAGTAGCAGCAGGGTGAGGTCACTGCCAGTGAGGCACTGATCTCAAAGGTACAGGAACGGAAGCCTTGCCCTGCTTGTCAAGGGAGTGCCtgtgggaaatgtgtgtgtgtgtgtgtgtggggggggggttggccgaGCCAGAAGCGGCCTTCCGTCTCCAGCACGACTTGCCCCGAGACGTTGAGACAGCATCCTGCGTGGAAAGAGTGTGGGGGAAAGGGTCTCGTTCCGGGGCACTTTCCGCACCTGGAGGAGGGTGGCTGACTCCCCTAAGAGTCCATCTCCAAAAGGCGTTTGGCTGTGATGCTAAATCCCAGCTACTTGTGATAGCTGAATGTATCACAGGGTTAAACCCAAACCAGCGTTTTGAGCTACGGTTTGCAGAAGGCTTGCTAACCATCCCCTGGGTGGGCGGAGTTCGTTAACCCTCCAGAGTGGTGCAGTGCCCTCTCTCAGATGGAGACAATGTGGTCCTTGTGAGGAAGCAAGAGATAACAAGCCAACAAACCGggttggtggtggtggcagctgacGTACAAACCAGGACTTGTTttcatatgataaccatcttcaagtacttgaagggctgtcatatagaggatggtgtcaagttgttccctgttgctccagaaggtcggaccagaaccaacgtgttgaaattaaatcaaaagagtttccgtctatacattaggaagaattttctaacagagtggttcctctgtggaacaggcttcctcaggagatggcaggctctccttctttggaggtttttaagcagaggctagatggccatctgtcagcaatgctgattctatgaccttaggcagctcttgagagggagggcatcttggccgtcttctgggcatggagtagggggtcactgggtctgtgggggggggataggtagttgtgaatttcctgcattgtgcagggggttggactagatgaccctggtggtcccttccaactcttatgattcatCTGGTGGACTGTGCATAATTTTGATGTTTAATTGCTGCTGCAGAGCCATTTCCACTTTAGCTTCCACTTCTAAGGTGGTTTATGGTACAGGCAAAGAGGAGACCCGCGAATCTCATTCCTGGTCATTAGGGGAGAGCCTCCCTGCCCACTCCTGCACTGGCTGTAGGGGCAAGAACTGAGAATTAGAAACAGCCTGTACCTTGATGGTACATCTGACTCACCCTAGCCTTTCTTCCTGTCCCCACCACCCCACCTGAGAGAGAGGTTGCTGCTcctggctcctccctcccccgTTCAGCGACTTTCACAACCTTTGCCACTGTTCTCTCATTGCCACCCCGGGGCCTGCGTCCTTCTTCAGCCGATTACTCTCGCCTTTGTTGCATGTAGAAACCGAGCCTTCGGTGGCGTGTTTTGTGCTTTGGGAAGCTCTTTCACCCTCTGGCCCTTAAGCTGCCCGATTGTTCAAGAGGTGACTACGGCGCCGTCCCTTCTGCTGCCAGTATTTGGCATTCGTACAGGAGGGGGTGCTCGTGAACATTTTTTGGCATGTCTTTTGCGGAGGCCTTCCCCTGGAGTCATCCCGGTTCTGTGAGCCAAGTGCCCCTGTCTGCCCACGTAGGACCGCAAACTCACCCCCCATCTGTCCAGGTGCAATTGAAACTGTCCGTCTGTTGCCTTCTCTCCCCATTCagtcctccttttcttcttgttTACTCAAacctcacccctccccaaaaaaaaacacgtCAGGTGGAAAAACCAAGCTTCCTTTCTGGATGGAGTTTTATGTAGAATAAAAAGTATTTATATCTGTGAAGCAGCCTTTGCCTCTTCCTCGCACTATACCGGAGGGGGCAACAGGTAGGAACTCAGCAAGGCCAGGTGTACGCTTAAAGCAAAAAATTGCGTATGGAAAGTTCTGCAGTCTTCACCCCATGGACggattttggagggggcaggACCACCAAGTATCTTGAAACCCTACCTGCCTGCCGAGAATCTTACCCCACTCACAACTGTTGCTTCTCACATACTTTTAAGCACACCCATCGTAAGACATGGGGACTAGAAACATGTggggatcttttaaaaaatacagttgcAGAATTCCTGACAATGAACATTCTGCGAGTTTCCTCCtgccccagaaaaaaaaaatcacagcatggCCTGAGGCAGAGGAGAAGAACAAGGGTCTTTGCTAATGAAGCTCTCAAGATTAAAAATCTCTCCTGTGGGTGTCATAAAGAGTGGGGGCTAAGATAAGCGAGGCAAACCACAGGCGTGCAGGATTCTACCGTCACCACCCCATAGGTTGCGCAGGAATTCCTCAACGTATAAGGAAAGACAGCCAGTTTTAGTGATTTGCAAGACGACAGCCATTGAGTCAACCGTTTTAATCTTTTCCATCCTTCTTTTTGGGACTTCTTTACCATCAGGTTCTCCAATGTCTTTTTAaatggctccccacccctgcagcaCACTGAGAAAACCAGCAGGACTGCAACCTTTGCTGCCATGGCTCGACAGCTGAGCTAACTTGAGGGGGGAACCAAGCTGGAACTCCCCCGGCCCTGCTAGAGAAGGGCTTAGGAAAGCAGGCCTGCAGCAGGCCAAGATGAAAGCGAGGCAAAGTCAGTGGGGACCAGCCTGTCTCTCTAAATGGCCCTCGCTCGCTGGGGTCCAAGAAGACTAGGACCAGTCAGGGGATGGGCTCAGGTACAAGCTCAGATGCAGGGCCTCGGCTAGCACCTTCCCAGGTAAGAGGCCACGGCGATGGGTACCATGGTCGACAGAACGGAAGCGGTCCAAAAGGTGAGACGGGAGGTCAGAAATGAGGCCGCCGCTTTCGGCCTGTGTACCTGGTGTCCGCCCGCACTTGCCTGTGGGTGAATAAACGAGAGAGAGAGGGGTTTTCAGAAGGGAGAAGGCAAAATGCAGGACTTGgcagaaggggtgggtggggccgGCTGGATGTTCCCTGGAGCAGGTGTCGGTACTCACCtgccctgccgccgccgccgctctttCTTCTCCAGCACCCAATCCCGGCTTTTCTTCACAGACTGCCCTTTGGCATTCTTAAATCGTATTCTGGGAAGAGAGAGAGTGTCGTAAGGAGGAAGACAGTGTCGGATCTGGTTCAGCCCTAGTCTTACCGGGCCACCCCCTCAGCCTtttgtggagccagcgtggtgtagtggttaagagtggcgctttggagtggtggactctaatctggagaaccaagtttgattccccactcctccacatgaagctagctgggtggccttaggctagtcacagctctctcagtaacagctctcagccccacctacctcacagggtgtctgttgtggggaggggaagggaaggtgattgtaagccagttggattcttccttaagtggtagagaaagtcgacatataagaaccaactcttcttgtttctcATATGGGGATAAATGGCTGACcaaacagaagagttggtttttatacgccacttttctctcccttaaagagtctccaagcagcttacacttgcctccccaccccaaaaaaaccgacaccttgtgaggtaggtgggcctgagagagttctgagaactgtgactagcccaaggttacccagcaggcttcaggtggaagagtggggaatcgaacctggttctccagattagagtctgccgctcatgtggaggagtggggaatcaaactcagttctccagattacagtccaccgctcttaaccactatgccacactggctctcagggctgttgtgagcacTACTGACCCACTTCTAGAGGTTATGACAGGGCCTTTCCTCTACAGGAGTGTATGAGGCAGGAAAACATGACAACCCAGAGCTGCTGGTAGCCATGACGACGGTCCTCTTGCTGTTGCTGTCCGTCTCCCCCTCAAGCGGCACGGGGTGTGTTCGGTGCCCTTGGCTGCTTCCAGGGGGGAGACGTGGCTCATTGGTGGAGGTGGCTGCAGGCATGAGGCCTTCATGGCTgactgggggggagtggggagaaccATCATCTTTCCCATTTCAGGGTGAGGCACAGAGGCTAAGGGCACATGACTTAGCCCAGACCAAACATTTCACTGCCAACAGTGCAAATTGTACCCGGATCCATCCATGCTCCTCTCTGAGGAACAGCCTCAGTCTAGTTTCCCGGGGGAGCCTTTCAGCTAGATCTTGACCACAAGGTTCTTGTGTACCCCCTGGTGGGAACTGGACGGATGGCTTCTGGCCTTACCTAGTCCCCTGGCAAAATGTGCGTTCGCCTGGCTGAACGGGGTTTTGTTTGCTGAAATAAAGTgatctggaggggctgtggctcagtggtagagcctctgcctggcatgcagaaggtcccaggttcaatcctcgccatctccagttaaagggactaggcaagtaggtgatgtgaaagacccctgtctgagaccctggagagccgctgcccgtctgaatagacaatactgactttgatgaaccaagggtctcattcagtataaggcagcttcatgtgtgttaaatAATTCAACAttttaggggagaggctgtggctgagtggtagagcatctgcctggcatgcagaaggtctcaggttcaatccccggcatctccagttaaagggactaggcaagtaggtgatgtgaaagacccgagAGCtgatttgagaccctggagagccgctgctggtctgagtagacagtactgactttgatggaccaagggtctcattcggTATAagacagctccatgtgttcatgtgacccttgGCTCCCCTGCCCCCCTCAGTTACAGACCCCCCATTCAACCCCATCAGCATGTCTCCTGCCTCCCTGCTCGGTACCTTTCACGAACGAATTCTGCCTGTGCCTGCTTTTCGTCGTTGCACTCAGTACCTAGACCCTGAAAAAGCACAAAGTTAATTTGCCTGCTGTAGGAGCGGCTCCAGGTCCCTCCATAGCACAGGAGGATGACAAACAGAAGATGACAGACCCACGAGCGCTTTTCACCAAGGGACAGAGGCTGTGGGTATTCTGGGTCCACAGGAGGTGCCCACAATTCTTTGCGATCGAGGACTGGAAATTAACCAACGCTAAACAAATTGAAACAATTCCAAGCAGGAAGGAAGGGTCCTAGTATCTTGACAATAAACCCCACAGAATACGCTTTTGTCACGCTGGCATTGGTCACAAACCCCCACGCTGGAAGAGATTCAAGTAGCAGGGTTGGCAAGGCACTGGAGACAGGGCAATCCAGAGCAGCCATAGAGATCTTCTaatttggtttggagcggtagagtctgatctggagaaccgggtttgattccccgctcctccacatgagcggcggaggctaatctggtgaactggatttgtttccacgctcctacatgtgaagccagctgggtgaccttgggctagtcacagctctctcagccccacccacctcacagggttgtctgttgtggggaggggaagggaaggtgattgtaagccggtttgagtctgccttaagtggcagagaaagtcggcagagaaaaaccaacctccttcttCTAATTGTTCAGAAGGGCATAATGGGGTGGATCTCCCTGGCACAACGGGAGTGTCTtaactcttccctccccacattgTCCTTTCAAAAAGGCACCAGCACACCCCAAGGCCTGCCAAAGGAAGCCCAGCCAGCCTCTTGCCCTGGTACCTCCCCCGCTGCCCCAACCCCAACAGATTCCATTACCTTTGGCAAAACGTCACTTGGACCAACAAAGAGACATAGAAAGAACCTGGAGGAGAAAGCGAAAGGTCAAATTGAGAAACAGAAGCCTTTGTTAACAACAGAAAAGggccaaacctcaaaagggggaTTTGGGAAAATTGATACTTAACCTATCGGCTgacactgatccaaatgtaaccctcactgTGGCAAGATTTtaatctatggcttttaatgatacttcatTTTAACTGTATGCCttagattttgtatttttgtatgtctggttatttctgtattacaGAATTTATTGAGTTTGCTTTGCCCATGACCTGTTACTCCACGAGCTTAAAtgaaaataaaggaaataaataaaagaatactTCTTATTTGAAGCATTCGAAGCCTTGAAGCGCTTCAATTAAGAAATATCAATTCCCATCACCTTTTTGAGGTTTGGCCTCCCTTTTTCTGGGTTTCCAAATGCGTAGTCTCTcttagcggcagaggctaatctggtgaactggatttgtttccccactcctacacatgaagccagctgggtgaccttaggctagtcacactctctcagccctatcctacctcacagggtgtctgttgtggggagggggagggaaggtgattgtaagcctgtttaagtctcccttaagtggcagagaaagtcggcatatgaaaaccaactcttcttcctgggcGTACAAGTCTCTGGCTGCACATCTCAAAGGGCTCAAGGTTACCTCTCTCAGAAACAAGGAGTCCAGGCACCACCACCCCCGGGACTTACTTCTTGGCTTTGGCACTGTTGGGATAATCCACCACCATGCCGCCAGTGAAGCCTGCTTTCATGGCCTGGGTGGTGATGAGTTCCAGCTAGTAGGAGGGAAAAAAATACTCCAGTGAGTCAAAGCATAAAACTGACTTCAGTCTGTTTATTCAATACTGTCAACTCCCCAAGAGCTTGGGCAGTGACATGACATCCCTTGAAATCTGCTACCTACAGACTAACTGGacatactggggattgaacctaggacttgcTGCGTGTAAAGAAGgtattctgccactgagccacagtccttccttCTTAGTTCAGCAGCACAGTCGTACCACTTAAAACTCGGCTTCTTCCCATAACCAGACCACTTGCGCCTCGGGCACGCAACTTCCCTTGCTGTCTGCCCTTTGAGTGTCTTTGGCATTCCTGCTGTGGAGCAGCACGCCACTGATTCAGTTACTGCAGAGCAAAAGAAATGATCAAATTCATACACAACTAACCAGGAAGTTCTCAGCCACAGCAGCTCAGGTTTTTTCCCCTACCTGTCCCCCTCCCACCGGCTATTTCCCTAGGCTGTCTCAGTCATGCTCCCCAGAGAGTCCCCTCCCTAGGAAGGTGAAGGCCAAACCTTGTTTTCCTGAAGGCAATACACCTTGTtaacacggtgtagtggttaagagaggtagtctctgatctggagaaccaggtttgactccccactcctccatacgagtggcggaggctaatctggtgaactggattggtttccccactcctacacgtgaagccagctgggtcaccttgggcaagttacagctctgttagagctctctcagccccacctacctcacagagtgtctgttgtggggaggggaaggtgattgtaagccagtttgggtctcccttaagtggtagagaaagtcggcgtataaaaaccaactcttcttgttgttcttgtgGAAAGATGCCTGGCTATACTTTCTCTTAAGGTATGCTGTCCTAACCGTGCTCTAAAGGACAATCTCAGTGCtaactgctcatgtgaaggaagcCTGACTCGACTTCTTAAGAGCACAGGATTTCCAGCTACATAAAAGAATCAAAGGCAGACTTAGTTGGTCTGAtcaccatccccccacccccagggagcaAGCAGAAGACAACAGCAGCACCCATCTCTGCACGCTTCAGCAAATGGCTCCATCACAACCGAGAAAGAAGGCTGCACCTAGTATCACACCCCTCCACAGTGAGACACACCTGCTGAGCATTTTCTGGATAAAGCTGCAAAACGGCTCGGGCTCCTCGGGCCTAGAAACAGAAAGGTCAGTTACGATCTGCCAGCATTCTGGCTGCGGATCTCAACCTGACACATCAGACTAGCTGTGATATCGATAGAGGAGAAAAACACAAATTAGACACCCTTTTGCGAAAGGACCTTCATGGGACTCAGTGTGGTTCAGACAGTGCAGGCTACGTCTGGCCCAGGAGCCCTGGACTGACTTGCTAGGGAAGGAAAACAAGTGTTGTATACAGtgaaaccaaaaacaaacaaaataacccCAGGCTATGAAAACTTACCAATCTATATTAGCAAAAATTAAGCAAGTTTTCAAAGCCTggggttgttttgtttgatttttgctaGGGAAGGAAGCAGCACTGTAATTACAATGGATATGACGCCCAAAGTCCCAACTTGCTCATCTGCACCCTTCCTCAGTGCTGTACAATCCACTGCTGTGATGATCCACACACCTTTCCCCCCTCGGTAATGCTTCCAAAGAACGGCAGTGGGGTGAGGCGATAGAAGGCTGCACTTACCAGCGCAGTATAAAGAGTAGAGAAGAACCGATACAGTCGTTTCGGAGGGCTGTGTGTCTTCTTGTCAGCGTTGCAGAGCCACTGCACTGCAGAAATGCTAGCAGAGAACATAGGAGAGTCAAGCAGCCTTCCTCATGGGGTTTCTCATGCCAAGAATCTCACATTATGGCTGAGGTGTGGCTGCTCGATCTTGCAAGCAAGCACACAGCACATTCCTACCTGATGCAGCCGTCAAAGGTCCCAGGCCTGAAGGGAATCCCTTGGCCCATATCTGCCAGCATCAGGTCCCCCTCTACTTCTCTCTCGACGGCCACATCTGTTCAgaggaaggaacgaaggaggcTTGCAATTCCTGACCTAGCCATGACCCCACCCCTGTTCAAAGCGAGAAGGTTCATGCCTGATGGATGGAACAGGAGACACTCACCAAGCATAGCAGGGCTAATGTCCATGCCAACCCAACAATGTCCCTCCTCAGAGATGTAATCCCCACTCAAACCAGAGCCGCAGCTGATGAGAACAAAAACAAGAAATAAGCAGGATACCAATTTGCTAGTCTCTGATCAGCAGCCAGACAAGCAGATCACTCAAGACCACAGGGATATCAGGACACCTGGCATATTGTTCCTTGATTCATGAAATCTGGTCATCTCAAACACCTTAGTAAGCAAACTGTTGTTTACAGTGCTTTTGTATCAccccctccattaaaaaaaaaccctcaaaaacaatgtgtgtgtgagtgttaagtgccgtcaagttgcttccgactcatggcaaccctatgaatcaaagtcctccaaaatgtcctatctttgtcagccttgctcagatcttgtaaattgaggaccatgtcttcctttattgagtcaatccatctcttgttgggccttcctcttttcctgctgccctcaacttttcctagcatgactgtcttttccagtgactcttgtcttctcataatgtgactcaAAAACAATACCCACACAAAACTGGATCTGCAAGATCAACTTTCTAGCAAAAATATTTGAAGCTCAACAGAGATGCCAACTCAGTCCTCAATCCTGTTCCTCAGCCCCAACACAAAGCACACGTTTGTTCCCCAAGAACAACTCATGCTACATCCCCCAGAACAATTTACTCTGCACCACTCGAAAAGGCAAAATTGCAATCCTAAGGAGCTCAGGCTATAGCTTTGTCAGCCCCCTGGAAACAGAACATCCCAGAAagtgaaagaaaaggaagaatgaACACCCTTGCAGTCACATGCAGCTAGCTTACCCCACATCCAGCAAGAAA
This portion of the Euleptes europaea isolate rEulEur1 chromosome 19, rEulEur1.hap1, whole genome shotgun sequence genome encodes:
- the BUD23 gene encoding probable 18S rRNA (guanine-N(7))-methyltransferase gives rise to the protein MAGSGKRPEHRGPPELFYDEAEARKYTHNSRMIEIQSQMSERAVELLGLPEDCPCFLLDVGCGSGLSGDYISEEGHCWVGMDISPAMLDVAVEREVEGDLMLADMGQGIPFRPGTFDGCISISAVQWLCNADKKTHSPPKRLYRFFSTLYTALARGARAVLQLYPENAQQLELITTQAMKAGFTGGMVVDYPNSAKAKKFFLCLFVGPSDVLPKGLGTECNDEKQAQAEFVRERIRFKNAKGQSVKKSRDWVLEKKERRRRQGRQVRADTRYTGRKRRPHF